The Bdellovibrio bacteriovorus W nucleotide sequence TTTATCTGGAGTTGTTAAAACAGCCTTTGCATCAGAGTTAGATGCAGAGGTTACATTTGAATCCGAGTTCTCAGTTGTTTCAGTGACTGCAGCTGTTGGCTGTCCATATCCTGGATATTTCTTCCCTAGATAGGTATTCCAACCATAATAAACAAGAGCTACAGCAACGACGGCAATAATGGTTTTAGCGTCAAAGAAGGAAGGACTATTATTTTTTTGCATCTGCAATTCCTTTTGGTACTGGATCGTAACCACAGGGTACGCCAGGTCGACATCGACAAACTCTTTTAAAAGTTAACCAGATTGCATGATGAATAGGATGTTCTTGAATGGCATCGAGAGCATATTGTGAGCAGCTTGGTTCAAACCGACAAGAACCTCCCAAATGGGTCGTTCCGATCGTTCGATAAGCACTTACAAATAGAATAAAGATGAACCTAAAGACTTCTTTTAATCTCTTCAAGGCCGCGGTCCATAGCTTTATAAAACTCTGCGTAAGACAGACCTTTATAGAAGTTATTTTCCATAGGCTTAAGGATGATGTTGATGTCTGCTTCAATAGATAATCCTGCTTCATCGCAAGATCTGGCATACTCTCTCATCCAACGTTTCAACTTATTTCGCACCACGGCCTTTCCGACTTTTCGACTTGCCGTAATACCAAAACGAACCTGCCCCACGTCGTTCTTCTTAAAATTAAGAAGTAACCATTTCGTAGGCCAGATTCTTTTTCCAGTTTTCTTTATAGAGAGAAACTCAGAGCTGCGCTTTAAAAAAAGAGGAGAACTAT carries:
- a CDS encoding ribonuclease P protein component (COG0594 RNase P protein component) yields the protein MENSSPLFLKRSSEFLSIKKTGKRIWPTKWLLLNFKKNDVGQVRFGITASRKVGKAVVRNKLKRWMREYARSCDEAGLSIEADINIILKPMENNFYKGLSYAEFYKAMDRGLEEIKRSL
- a CDS encoding hypothetical protein (COG0759 Uncharacterized conserved protein) — its product is MKQTSTSSLSLWKITSIKVCLTQSFIKLWTAALKRLKEVFRFIFILFVSAYRTIGTTHLGGSCRFEPSCSQYALDAIQEHPIHHAIWLTFKRVCRCRPGVPCGYDPVPKGIADAKK